Proteins encoded within one genomic window of Esox lucius isolate fEsoLuc1 chromosome 12, fEsoLuc1.pri, whole genome shotgun sequence:
- the LOC105023865 gene encoding LHFPL tetraspan subfamily member 4 protein-like isoform X2 has product MDAVDATSNRWIHHWHLAKAHQLWSACMIILKDCIGQVADKRELSCSGSFAEFSSIPSVAFKAASIFVLLSVVLILGCIVCMALFFFCNTATVYKICAWMQLLCAVCLVFGCAIFPDGWDAEVVQELCGEKTGKYALGKCSVRWAYILAVIGILDALILSFLAFVLGNRQNDMSLEELWADNHKDFAVSRGCD; this is encoded by the exons ATGGATGCCGTAGATGCTACAAGCAATAGGTGGATCCACCACTGGCACTTGGCAAAGGCTCATCAATTGTGGTCGGCTTGTATGATAATATTAAAGGAC TGCATTGGGCAAGTTGCGGACAAACGGGAGCTCAGCTGCTCCGGTAGCTTTGCGGAATTCAGCTCCATCCCATCCGTCGCCTTCAAAGCGGCCTCGATCTTCGTGCTGCTGTCAGTGGTGTTGATTCTGGGCTGCATCGTTTGCATGGCGCTCTTCTTTTTCTGCAACACAGCAACCGTCTACAAGATCTGTGCTTGGATGCAGCTTCTATGCG CTGTGTGCTTGGTGTTCGGCTGTGCGATCTTCCCGGACGGATGGGACGCAGAGGTGGTGCAGGAGCTGTGTGGGGAGAAGACCGGAAAGTACGCCCTGGGGAAGTGCTCGGTCCGCTGGGCTTACATACTGGCCGTCATCGGCATTCTGGATGCCCTGATCCTCTCTTTCCTGGCGTTTGTTTTGGGCAACCGACAGAACGACATGTCCCTGGAGGAGCTCTGGGCTGACAACCATAAAG ATTTCGCTGTCTCCAGGGGGTGTGACTGA
- the LOC105023865 gene encoding LHFPL tetraspan subfamily member 4 protein-like isoform X1 has translation MLPSQEAAKIYIDNYKRNSRTIGVVWAIFTICFASINVLVFIQPYWIGDSVSSPAVGYFGLFHQCIGQVADKRELSCSGSFAEFSSIPSVAFKAASIFVLLSVVLILGCIVCMALFFFCNTATVYKICAWMQLLCAVCLVFGCAIFPDGWDAEVVQELCGEKTGKYALGKCSVRWAYILAVIGILDALILSFLAFVLGNRQNDMSLEELWADNHKDFAVSRGCD, from the exons ATGTTGCCTTCACAAGAAGCCGCCAAGATTTACATTGACAACTATAAGCGGAATTCTCGCACTATCGGGGTAGTCTGGGCGATATTCACCATATGCTTTGCCAGCATCAACGTGTTGGTCTTTATTCAGCCCTACTGGATTGGGGACAGCGTGAGCTCACCTGCGGTGGGTTACTTTGGTTTGTTCCATCAGTGCATTGGGCAAGTTGCGGACAAACGGGAGCTCAGCTGCTCCGGTAGCTTTGCGGAATTCAGCTCCATCCCATCCGTCGCCTTCAAAGCGGCCTCGATCTTCGTGCTGCTGTCAGTGGTGTTGATTCTGGGCTGCATCGTTTGCATGGCGCTCTTCTTTTTCTGCAACACAGCAACCGTCTACAAGATCTGTGCTTGGATGCAGCTTCTATGCG CTGTGTGCTTGGTGTTCGGCTGTGCGATCTTCCCGGACGGATGGGACGCAGAGGTGGTGCAGGAGCTGTGTGGGGAGAAGACCGGAAAGTACGCCCTGGGGAAGTGCTCGGTCCGCTGGGCTTACATACTGGCCGTCATCGGCATTCTGGATGCCCTGATCCTCTCTTTCCTGGCGTTTGTTTTGGGCAACCGACAGAACGACATGTCCCTGGAGGAGCTCTGGGCTGACAACCATAAAG ATTTCGCTGTCTCCAGGGGGTGTGACTGA